Proteins encoded in a region of the uncultured Paludibaculum sp. genome:
- the bamA gene encoding outer membrane protein assembly factor BamA has product MTRRRRSLKAVPLCLVVLSITIAGAAGTVQAEPQAAPQQTQAPKPAEPKKASPFENVSPAPEAQPPKPAEPKKPAPFETVPTPKEEPAKPPAGTPPPAEAAKAPQALPDVIEAIEFRGARRVPQDTLKALIVTKKGDYYDADALHRDFMRLWNTGRFDDITIEREAGKVGWIVRFLVTERRVVRSIKYEGNKSITVSEILDRFKERHVGLSVEQQYEQGRVQRATNVLKEFLSERGRQFASVTPEIRQIPPSSVEVTFKIQEGAKVKVGKIDIQNNKVFADRAVIRAMKNLRPIGVPHSVILESLFAKTFDATKLEEDKERIRQFYASNGYFLARVVDHKVTMRDKAGVAMPFTRAKAGKVADVTMNMDEGVLYRLNNINFVGVKLFRTPETLMRPLFGMDKGDIFSTEKLQKGFKNLTKLYGEFGYIDAVPEPDFNPLPEGKIDLTLNVDEGKQFFVRRIDFQGNTTTRDKVIRRELLVDEGDMYNTRLWDLSILRLNQLGYFEALKEDESTNVTRDTKNNTVDLTVKVKERGKNSISLNGGVSGIAGSFIGFGYSTNNFLGLGETLSLSAEIGDRMKNVTFGFTEPYLFDKPMQAGFTVYTQHFNYDQAREVSLFSGRNLIPLYNALGTDNLLNYTSNGYGATVFVSYPLKRSFARLSLTYGIDRSNIVPNNNGSKSYFDYSNFLNFDGPNSLNGIVTSRVIPAYTYNTVDHPITPSRGRSLYASFSFAGGPIGGNVNSIEPTVSATYFRKGLSPKHVIGMRVMGRFISGYGDRVAPPFNRVFMGGEQDVRGFEIWGIGPFAYIPSSAAVTVRNNDGSARTQKVVVDGVVTTQNVTQNIPIYQLVFPGGDTQGVANLEYRIPIVGPLVLAAFFDAGVNRISRASQLRLNASRVDSLNGEFPQAGFDNKAYIVDQSQKMRTSTGLELQIMMPVVNAPFRLYWAYNPTVVRQYFTPPVAVTPSMFPNYATYAYASQTFANPAPYYEKRTMFRFTISRTF; this is encoded by the coding sequence ATGACCCGCAGGCGTAGAAGCCTGAAAGCCGTACCGCTTTGCCTCGTTGTCCTTTCGATCACCATCGCGGGCGCGGCGGGAACTGTGCAGGCAGAACCCCAAGCCGCGCCTCAACAGACGCAGGCTCCTAAACCGGCTGAGCCCAAGAAGGCAAGTCCTTTCGAGAACGTATCCCCAGCGCCGGAGGCACAACCCCCGAAGCCCGCTGAACCGAAAAAGCCCGCTCCTTTCGAGACGGTGCCGACACCCAAGGAAGAGCCGGCCAAACCGCCCGCCGGAACGCCTCCGCCAGCCGAAGCGGCCAAGGCTCCGCAGGCTCTGCCCGATGTAATCGAAGCCATCGAGTTTCGGGGCGCGCGGCGCGTGCCGCAGGATACCCTGAAGGCCCTGATTGTGACAAAGAAGGGCGACTACTATGATGCGGACGCTCTTCATCGTGACTTCATGCGTCTCTGGAACACGGGCCGGTTCGATGACATCACCATCGAACGCGAAGCCGGCAAAGTTGGCTGGATCGTCCGTTTTCTCGTGACCGAACGCCGGGTTGTTCGCTCCATTAAGTACGAAGGCAATAAGTCCATCACTGTTTCGGAAATCCTCGACCGCTTCAAGGAACGGCACGTCGGCCTGTCTGTCGAACAGCAGTACGAGCAGGGGCGCGTCCAGAGGGCGACGAACGTGCTCAAGGAGTTCCTCTCTGAGCGCGGCCGCCAGTTTGCTTCCGTCACGCCCGAGATTCGGCAGATTCCGCCCTCTTCGGTCGAAGTCACATTCAAGATCCAGGAAGGCGCAAAGGTCAAGGTCGGCAAGATCGACATCCAGAACAACAAAGTGTTCGCTGATCGGGCCGTCATCCGTGCGATGAAGAACCTTCGGCCCATCGGTGTCCCCCATTCCGTTATTCTGGAGAGCCTCTTCGCCAAAACGTTCGACGCCACCAAGCTGGAGGAGGACAAGGAACGAATCCGCCAGTTCTACGCATCCAACGGCTATTTCCTTGCCCGTGTTGTCGATCATAAGGTGACGATGCGCGATAAGGCCGGCGTCGCAATGCCTTTCACCCGTGCCAAGGCCGGCAAGGTCGCCGACGTCACGATGAACATGGATGAAGGCGTGCTCTATCGGCTGAACAACATCAACTTTGTCGGTGTGAAGCTGTTCCGCACCCCCGAGACCCTCATGCGTCCGTTGTTCGGAATGGACAAAGGGGACATCTTCTCCACGGAGAAACTTCAGAAGGGCTTCAAGAACCTGACGAAGCTCTACGGTGAATTCGGCTATATCGATGCCGTTCCTGAGCCGGACTTCAACCCGCTCCCGGAAGGCAAAATTGATCTGACCCTCAACGTCGACGAAGGTAAGCAGTTCTTCGTCCGCCGCATCGATTTCCAGGGCAACACCACTACTCGCGACAAAGTCATCCGCCGCGAATTGCTCGTCGATGAAGGCGACATGTACAACACCCGGTTGTGGGACCTCAGCATTCTGCGTCTCAACCAGCTCGGCTACTTTGAAGCCCTCAAGGAAGACGAGTCGACCAACGTGACTCGCGACACCAAGAACAACACAGTCGATCTCACGGTTAAGGTGAAAGAGCGCGGCAAGAATTCCATCAGCCTCAACGGCGGCGTCTCGGGCATCGCCGGCAGCTTCATCGGATTCGGCTACTCCACCAATAACTTCCTCGGACTTGGCGAGACGCTCAGCCTCAGCGCCGAAATCGGCGATCGCATGAAGAACGTTACGTTCGGTTTCACCGAACCGTACCTGTTCGACAAGCCGATGCAGGCCGGTTTCACGGTCTACACGCAACACTTCAACTACGATCAGGCTCGCGAAGTCTCGCTCTTCTCCGGGCGCAATCTGATCCCTCTCTACAACGCGCTCGGCACCGATAACCTGCTCAACTACACTTCGAATGGCTACGGCGCCACTGTCTTCGTCAGTTACCCCCTCAAGCGCTCATTTGCTCGTTTGAGCCTGACCTACGGCATCGACAGGTCGAACATCGTTCCGAACAACAACGGTTCCAAGAGCTACTTCGACTACTCGAACTTCCTGAACTTCGACGGGCCGAACTCACTGAATGGCATCGTCACCAGTCGCGTGATTCCGGCCTACACGTACAACACCGTGGACCACCCCATCACGCCAAGCCGTGGGCGCAGCCTGTACGCCTCCTTCTCGTTCGCCGGGGGCCCCATCGGCGGCAATGTCAATTCGATCGAACCCACCGTCTCGGCCACTTACTTCCGGAAGGGTTTGTCGCCGAAGCATGTCATCGGCATGCGCGTCATGGGGCGATTCATCTCCGGTTACGGCGACCGTGTGGCGCCCCCGTTCAACCGCGTCTTCATGGGCGGCGAACAGGATGTCCGCGGCTTCGAAATCTGGGGTATCGGTCCGTTTGCCTACATCCCCAGTTCCGCCGCCGTCACTGTGCGCAACAACGACGGCTCGGCCCGAACCCAAAAGGTCGTTGTGGACGGTGTCGTCACCACCCAGAACGTCACTCAGAACATTCCGATCTATCAATTGGTCTTCCCCGGTGGTGACACTCAGGGTGTGGCCAATTTGGAGTATCGCATCCCGATTGTCGGCCCCCTCGTCTTGGCGGCCTTCTTCGACGCCGGCGTCAATCGCATCAGCCGCGCCAGCCAGTTGAGACTGAACGCCAGCCGCGTGGATTCCCTGAATGGCGAATTCCCCCAGGCGGGCTTCGATAACAAGGCCTACATTGTGGACCAAAGCCAGAAGATGCGAACGTCCACCGGCTTGGAGTTGCAGATCATGATGCCGGTCGTCAACGCGCCGTTCCGTCTCTACTGGGCATACAACCCCACTGTGGTACGGCAGTACTTTACCCCCCCCGTCGCCGTGACCCCCTCCATGTTCCCGAACTATGCGACATACGCCTATGCTTCGCAGACTTTCGCGAATCCGGCGCCCTACTACGAAAAGCGAACCATGTTCCGGTTCACCATCAGCCGCACTTTCTGA
- a CDS encoding OmpH family outer membrane protein, whose translation MRFDAKQMGLSVLALILTAPALPAQAPATKLAIINIQSAILATKDGEKARTALTAKFEPRAKDIEGRGGELQKKRETLNKGANMMSAEAREKLTREIDDFQKKLQWDSEDMQQEVQQEQGKLVNDIGQRMIQVLDEYSKAQGFTVVLDVSTQQSPVLWAANGIDITQQIIDLYDKKYASGAPGAAPAAPAAKPAAPPAAAPKKPAGAK comes from the coding sequence GTGAGATTCGACGCGAAGCAGATGGGCCTCTCCGTTCTGGCCCTCATCCTGACAGCCCCGGCCCTGCCGGCGCAAGCGCCCGCCACCAAGCTGGCCATCATCAACATCCAGAGTGCCATCTTGGCGACCAAGGACGGCGAGAAGGCCCGCACCGCCCTTACCGCGAAGTTTGAGCCGCGCGCCAAGGATATCGAGGGCCGTGGCGGCGAGCTTCAGAAGAAGCGCGAAACGCTCAACAAAGGCGCGAACATGATGTCCGCCGAAGCTCGCGAGAAGCTCACCCGCGAAATCGACGACTTCCAGAAGAAGCTCCAGTGGGACAGCGAAGACATGCAGCAGGAAGTCCAGCAGGAGCAGGGCAAACTCGTCAACGATATCGGTCAGCGCATGATCCAGGTGCTGGACGAGTATTCTAAGGCTCAGGGCTTCACCGTCGTGTTGGATGTCAGCACCCAGCAGAGTCCTGTGCTGTGGGCTGCCAACGGCATCGATATCACTCAGCAGATCATCGATCTCTACGACAAGAAATACGCCTCCGGCGCCCCTGGTGCCGCTCCGGCCGCTCCCGCCGCCAAGCCAGCGGCTCCGCCTGCCGCCGCGCCCAAGAAGCCGGCCGGCGCCAAGTAA
- a CDS encoding aldose 1-epimerase, protein MTQAANYSIEKTTVDSVEVYIMRDQARATEVRIAPELGNNSYEMTVKGQKIFWSPYSSVGEFAAKPAHLGNPLLWPWANRIDGTTYYAAGRKYALDLEVGNVSPGPNNTPIHGLLVYSKLWKVKSSNADGRGASVTARLEFWRHPELMAQFPFAHNIEMTYRLADGALEVQTSVENLSVEPLPISLGYHPYFQLTDSPRDEWTVHLPAKDRLTLSSRLIPTGERTTNPYGDPLALQGVVLDDVFDGLVRDADGKSRFWVQGKKQRVTVEYGPKFGVAVVYAPRGRGFICFEPMTGPTNAFNAAHDGWYKGLQTVAPGGLWSESFRVVPSGY, encoded by the coding sequence ATGACACAAGCCGCTAACTACTCCATTGAGAAGACGACTGTCGATTCCGTCGAAGTCTACATTATGCGCGACCAGGCGCGCGCGACAGAGGTTCGCATAGCACCGGAGTTGGGCAACAACTCCTACGAGATGACGGTGAAGGGCCAGAAGATCTTCTGGTCACCCTACTCGAGCGTCGGCGAGTTTGCCGCGAAGCCAGCGCATCTTGGGAACCCGCTGCTTTGGCCCTGGGCCAATCGGATTGACGGCACCACCTACTATGCCGCCGGACGTAAGTACGCGTTGGATCTTGAGGTGGGCAATGTAAGTCCAGGACCCAACAACACTCCGATTCATGGCCTACTGGTTTACTCGAAGCTGTGGAAAGTGAAGAGTTCGAATGCGGACGGGCGAGGAGCGAGCGTCACCGCCCGCCTGGAATTCTGGCGGCATCCGGAGTTGATGGCGCAGTTCCCGTTCGCCCACAACATTGAAATGACGTACAGGCTCGCGGATGGCGCGCTTGAGGTTCAAACCTCGGTCGAGAATCTGAGTGTGGAGCCGCTGCCGATCTCACTGGGCTATCACCCGTACTTCCAGCTGACCGACTCTCCGCGAGACGAGTGGACCGTCCATCTCCCAGCCAAAGATAGGCTGACTTTGTCCAGCAGACTGATTCCGACAGGCGAACGAACCACGAATCCGTACGGTGATCCGCTGGCGCTGCAGGGTGTCGTGTTGGACGATGTGTTCGATGGGTTAGTCCGTGATGCGGATGGGAAGTCCCGATTCTGGGTGCAGGGAAAGAAGCAGCGGGTGACGGTCGAGTATGGACCGAAATTCGGAGTTGCGGTCGTCTATGCTCCGCGCGGCCGTGGCTTCATCTGCTTTGAGCCGATGACAGGCCCGACCAACGCATTCAATGCGGCCCATGACGGTTGGTATAAGGGGCTGCAGACGGTGGCGCCCGGGGGCCTCTGGAGTGAGAGCTTCCGCGTCGTGCCGAGCGGATACTGA
- a CDS encoding heavy metal translocating P-type ATPase: MLINKTVQYRVHGMDCAQEVSLLRSRLSRVNGVRDLRFDVVQSRMDVEYADERVSPAEIEAAVSSIGMRCERWARNSSPGPEGGGIDRVALFTWGSGLALAGGMAIEAWQTGDLLHTVLVHEHSGHQLATPVLLCFWVSILIGMLPALPKAWGALRGLRADMNLLVLVSVAGASALGEWTEAATLSFLFALAGRMESWSMARARDAIAKLLAVAPAEAAVIHGNHEHRVAVGKIPVGARVRVRAGERIPADGHIVEGISFVNQALITGESVAVEKRSGEEVFAGTINESGTLDVETSREASDSTLARMIRMVEESQARRAPSEQILERFTKYYTPTILLLAFTVCTLPPLFRGGGWGEWFYQGMVVLLISCPCALVISTPVSIVAALTSAARHGVLLKGGTFLEEAARMRVLVLGRAGVLTLGTPETAEQTKLDGAEVEEIRRWQAWKEDQGLDLPLTPRTLLASGAKGEVVRRVERIASRGWTAALREESTSLILEGQCDAPRPGASDVLSALRKRGVERIVMLTGDPGQAGCQAAEAAGVTDVEADLFPAEKAARIRELSRLYGQVAMVGDGLTDAEALAESSLGITLGTQGTDMARETADAVLMTNDLGRLVFLVDHGRRTLRVIRANILFALAAKVLFLAAAIAGMATLWMAVAADMGATFAVTLNGLRLLRTKQHPTV, translated from the coding sequence ATTCTCATTAACAAAACGGTTCAATATCGGGTTCACGGGATGGACTGCGCGCAGGAGGTGTCGCTGCTGCGGTCGCGGCTGAGCCGCGTGAATGGGGTACGGGATCTGCGGTTCGACGTGGTGCAGTCACGAATGGACGTCGAGTACGCGGATGAGCGGGTGTCCCCCGCTGAGATTGAGGCAGCAGTCAGCTCGATTGGGATGAGGTGTGAGCGGTGGGCCCGCAACAGCAGCCCAGGTCCCGAAGGGGGAGGAATCGACCGGGTGGCGTTGTTCACTTGGGGCAGCGGACTGGCGCTGGCCGGCGGGATGGCCATTGAGGCCTGGCAGACAGGCGACCTGCTGCACACCGTGCTAGTTCACGAGCACTCAGGCCACCAACTCGCAACTCCAGTCCTCCTCTGTTTCTGGGTGTCGATTCTCATTGGCATGCTCCCAGCGCTGCCAAAGGCGTGGGGGGCATTGCGCGGACTCCGGGCGGATATGAATCTGCTGGTCCTGGTTTCGGTGGCCGGGGCGAGTGCGCTGGGCGAATGGACTGAAGCAGCGACGCTCTCCTTTCTGTTTGCCCTGGCCGGCCGGATGGAGAGTTGGAGTATGGCCCGAGCCCGCGACGCTATTGCGAAACTGCTGGCGGTGGCGCCAGCGGAGGCCGCCGTGATTCATGGGAATCACGAGCACCGCGTGGCCGTCGGGAAGATTCCAGTGGGCGCGCGGGTGCGGGTTCGAGCGGGCGAACGGATTCCGGCTGACGGACACATTGTGGAAGGCATATCGTTCGTCAACCAGGCGCTGATCACCGGCGAGTCGGTAGCCGTGGAGAAGCGCAGCGGCGAGGAAGTGTTCGCGGGCACGATCAACGAGAGTGGGACGCTGGATGTGGAGACGTCGAGAGAGGCGTCGGACAGCACACTGGCGCGGATGATCCGGATGGTGGAGGAATCACAGGCTCGGCGCGCGCCGAGTGAGCAGATTTTGGAGCGCTTCACCAAGTACTACACGCCCACCATCCTGCTGCTTGCTTTCACTGTATGTACGTTGCCACCGCTGTTTCGGGGAGGCGGGTGGGGCGAGTGGTTCTATCAGGGAATGGTGGTGTTGTTGATTTCCTGTCCGTGCGCACTGGTCATTTCGACACCGGTCTCGATTGTGGCGGCGCTGACGAGCGCGGCGCGGCATGGAGTGCTGCTCAAAGGCGGGACATTCCTGGAAGAGGCGGCGCGAATGCGAGTGCTGGTGCTGGGCCGGGCGGGGGTACTGACCCTCGGCACGCCGGAGACGGCGGAACAGACCAAGCTGGACGGAGCAGAGGTGGAGGAGATCCGGCGTTGGCAGGCGTGGAAAGAGGATCAAGGGCTGGATCTGCCGCTGACACCCAGAACTCTATTGGCGTCGGGTGCGAAGGGTGAAGTAGTGAGGCGGGTGGAGCGGATCGCCAGTAGGGGTTGGACCGCCGCCCTACGCGAGGAATCGACCTCGTTGATCCTGGAGGGCCAGTGCGACGCGCCCAGGCCAGGGGCGTCGGACGTGCTGTCCGCCCTTCGAAAGCGGGGCGTGGAGAGGATCGTTATGCTGACTGGCGATCCGGGCCAGGCCGGCTGCCAGGCGGCCGAGGCGGCCGGCGTCACCGACGTTGAGGCAGATCTCTTTCCGGCTGAAAAGGCGGCGCGTATTCGTGAGTTGAGTCGGCTTTACGGACAGGTGGCCATGGTGGGAGACGGTCTGACCGACGCCGAAGCCCTGGCGGAATCGAGCCTCGGCATCACCTTGGGTACTCAGGGCACCGATATGGCGCGGGAAACGGCCGATGCGGTCCTAATGACGAACGATCTGGGGCGCCTTGTGTTCCTGGTGGACCATGGCCGTCGCACATTGCGCGTGATCAGAGCCAATATCCTGTTCGCCTTGGCAGCGAAAGTCCTGTTTCTGGCCGCGGCGATTGCCGGGATGGCAACACTGTGGATGGCCGTTGCGGCTGACATGGGAGCGACTTTTGCGGTTACGCTGAACGGGCTGCGACTCCTGCGGACCAAACAGCATCCAACAGTATGA
- a CDS encoding Crp/Fnr family transcriptional regulator, translating into MKPSVNAGLQFVQAMDGERLASWKHPSTLYRAGEAADSIYFVESGAARLFQPRRGSLEYVLTLVHPGDVLGEEAIFGKRKRETSAALMDPSLVWRIKRSSLLKAKAESPNVAHWLAERFALQRRSLLHRMNQHALMGVEQRLVAALLELATVFPATGGDKEALIGISQIQIAGLAGSTRETVSTQLNRLEKLGLVRLGKNRVSIANLEPLRKLLDNHNGA; encoded by the coding sequence ATGAAACCCAGTGTAAACGCAGGTCTGCAGTTCGTACAGGCGATGGATGGAGAGCGGTTGGCGTCCTGGAAACATCCCTCCACGCTGTACCGGGCTGGAGAGGCCGCGGATAGCATCTATTTTGTCGAGAGCGGCGCGGCGCGGCTGTTCCAGCCGAGACGCGGAAGTCTGGAATACGTCCTGACACTGGTGCATCCAGGCGACGTTCTGGGCGAAGAAGCGATCTTCGGCAAGCGGAAACGCGAAACCAGCGCGGCGCTGATGGATCCATCGCTGGTGTGGCGCATCAAACGATCCAGCCTGCTGAAGGCAAAGGCCGAATCGCCTAACGTGGCGCATTGGCTGGCGGAGCGCTTCGCTCTGCAGCGGCGGTCGCTGCTCCATAGAATGAACCAACATGCCCTGATGGGCGTGGAACAGCGACTGGTGGCTGCATTGCTTGAGTTGGCCACCGTCTTTCCGGCAACGGGCGGCGATAAGGAGGCGCTTATCGGGATCTCTCAAATCCAGATCGCCGGGTTGGCGGGCTCGACGCGAGAGACTGTCTCCACACAACTGAACCGGCTTGAGAAGCTCGGTCTAGTACGACTAGGAAAGAACCGTGTCAGCATTGCGAACCTCGAACCGCTGCGGAAGCTACTGGACAACCACAACGGCGCATAG
- a CDS encoding prephenate dehydrogenase/arogenate dehydrogenase family protein, translating to MDTVAIVGVGLIGGSFALALRMAGFKGRIVGVSSQRTTDEAVKRGVIDEALPMEAACAAADLIYLAGPIHSILTTIPRLDEFAREGALVTDAGSTKQKIAMAGARLRRVQFLGGHPMAGKESRGVTAAEERLFEGRPYLLTPNAAEELETAAASGFVEWIKRIGALPRVMAPAEHDRIVAHSSHLPQLLSTALSGTLGRHPDSELIRAAAGPGLVDSTRLALSGWEIWRDILDTNQAPILDALDRFINDMQALRTRYANGELEADFIQGKEFAQRLRNSR from the coding sequence ATGGATACGGTCGCGATCGTCGGGGTCGGGCTGATTGGTGGCTCGTTTGCCCTTGCCTTACGAATGGCCGGGTTCAAGGGCCGCATTGTCGGTGTCAGTTCGCAACGGACGACCGATGAGGCCGTGAAACGTGGAGTCATTGACGAAGCGCTACCCATGGAGGCCGCTTGTGCGGCGGCGGATCTGATCTACCTCGCTGGCCCCATCCACTCGATTCTGACGACAATTCCCCGGTTGGACGAGTTCGCGCGGGAAGGCGCATTGGTGACGGACGCGGGCAGCACCAAGCAGAAGATCGCCATGGCGGGCGCCCGCCTGCGGCGGGTACAGTTCCTGGGCGGCCATCCGATGGCGGGCAAGGAGTCGCGAGGCGTAACGGCCGCGGAAGAGAGACTATTTGAAGGGCGGCCGTATCTGCTGACTCCCAACGCGGCGGAGGAGTTGGAAACCGCCGCGGCCAGTGGGTTCGTCGAGTGGATTAAGCGGATTGGGGCACTGCCGCGTGTGATGGCACCCGCTGAGCATGATCGGATCGTCGCCCATTCTTCGCATTTGCCGCAGTTGTTGTCGACGGCACTGTCCGGGACGCTTGGGCGTCATCCTGATTCAGAACTAATTAGGGCGGCGGCTGGTCCTGGGCTAGTAGATTCAACCAGGTTGGCACTTAGCGGCTGGGAAATCTGGCGTGATATTCTCGACACCAATCAGGCGCCAATTCTTGACGCCCTGGACCGGTTTATCAACGACATGCAGGCCTTGCGGACCCGCTATGCAAACGGTGAGTTGGAAGCCGACTTCATACAGGGGAAAGAATTTGCGCAGCGGCTGCGCAATTCGCGCTAA
- the aroF gene encoding 3-deoxy-7-phosphoheptulonate synthase, translating into MIVVMEQGATEEQIQNVITKLVNLEFSVHRSTGVVHTVLGGVGPAELVDPEEFRVMDGVKECLRVMSPYKLASRRFKPEGTVVRLERAGAGVVEIGGPNIVVMAGPPTVESEDQVRRTAEAVAQAGARFLRAGAFRPRNSPYQYQGLGESGLKMVREAADEFGLFVATEVIDLSQMGLVDAYSDMFVVGSRHMQNYVLLRGLGEVRKPVLLKRGVASTMEELLLSAEYILLGGNYEVILCERGIRTFEMEGRSTMDISAIPAAHKLSHLPILADPSHATGRRDKVTPMARASVAAGADGLLIDVHPDPDAAQVDGAQSLNPEQFAELMTQLRLIAPAVGRTI; encoded by the coding sequence ATGATCGTCGTGATGGAGCAAGGCGCGACCGAGGAGCAAATCCAGAACGTCATCACTAAGCTGGTGAACCTGGAGTTTTCGGTCCACCGTTCGACGGGCGTGGTGCATACGGTGCTTGGCGGCGTTGGTCCGGCCGAACTGGTCGACCCGGAAGAGTTCCGGGTGATGGACGGCGTGAAAGAGTGCCTGCGGGTGATGTCACCCTATAAGCTGGCCAGCCGGCGATTCAAGCCGGAAGGCACGGTGGTGAGGCTGGAGCGGGCGGGTGCGGGCGTAGTGGAGATCGGCGGTCCCAATATCGTGGTGATGGCCGGGCCACCCACCGTGGAGAGCGAAGACCAGGTTCGGCGCACGGCGGAAGCGGTGGCTCAGGCAGGCGCACGGTTCCTGCGGGCTGGGGCGTTTCGCCCGAGGAATTCGCCGTACCAGTATCAGGGCCTGGGCGAGAGCGGCCTCAAGATGGTGCGTGAAGCAGCAGATGAGTTCGGGCTCTTCGTAGCCACCGAGGTCATTGACCTTTCGCAGATGGGCCTTGTAGACGCGTATTCGGATATGTTCGTCGTGGGTTCACGGCACATGCAGAACTATGTCCTGCTGCGCGGACTGGGCGAAGTGCGCAAGCCCGTGCTGCTCAAGCGCGGCGTCGCGTCCACGATGGAGGAATTGCTGCTCTCCGCCGAGTACATTCTGTTGGGCGGCAACTATGAGGTGATCCTGTGCGAGCGTGGTATCCGGACTTTTGAGATGGAGGGGCGCAGCACGATGGACATCTCGGCAATCCCCGCCGCTCATAAGCTCTCGCACCTTCCCATCCTGGCCGACCCATCGCACGCGACGGGACGACGCGACAAGGTGACGCCGATGGCAAGAGCTTCGGTGGCCGCGGGTGCGGATGGACTGCTGATCGACGTGCATCCGGACCCGGATGCGGCGCAGGTGGACGGAGCCCAGTCGTTGAATCCAGAGCAGTTCGCGGAGTTGATGACGCAGCTCCGGCTGATCGCCCCGGCCGTCGGAAGGACGATCTAG
- a CDS encoding chorismate mutase, with amino-acid sequence MTNEEAQSALADLRALIDDVDLRILALFNERADVVSRIGDIKKTMTMPIYEPKREDEVFRNVLQGNQGPLSEGAVRRLFERIIDEMRTLQRERMERDKAK; translated from the coding sequence ATGACGAACGAAGAAGCACAGTCGGCACTGGCCGATCTGCGAGCACTGATCGATGATGTGGATTTGAGGATTCTGGCGTTGTTCAACGAGCGCGCCGATGTTGTGTCACGCATCGGTGACATCAAGAAGACGATGACCATGCCAATCTACGAGCCGAAGCGGGAAGATGAAGTATTCCGCAACGTGCTACAAGGCAATCAGGGGCCTCTCTCGGAGGGCGCCGTGCGACGGCTGTTCGAGCGCATTATCGATGAAATGCGAACCCTGCAACGCGAGCGCATGGAAAGGGACAAAGCCAAATGA
- the trpA gene encoding tryptophan synthase subunit alpha, producing MPSSERIARCFAACKEAGRPALVAYLTAGDPHPDRTVELALALERGGADVLELGVPFSDPIADGPVIQHASDRALRAGTTVARVLELAKEIRAHSSMPIILFSYMNPLLRYGFDRLCTDARAAGVDGCLFTDLSVEEADTTVASMKKHGLDTVFLAAPTSTERRLKLVAGYSTGFVYVVSRTGVTGEKATMASGVDDLVTSLRALTPLPVAVGFGISRREHVEAVGRYADGVVVGSAFMRVVEEHGSAPDLAAQLEAFTRGLSGRP from the coding sequence ATGCCGAGTAGTGAACGGATCGCACGCTGTTTCGCAGCCTGCAAGGAGGCCGGAAGGCCCGCGCTGGTGGCCTATCTCACGGCCGGAGACCCCCATCCAGATCGAACGGTGGAACTGGCGCTGGCCCTGGAACGCGGCGGTGCGGACGTTCTGGAGTTAGGTGTGCCCTTCTCCGACCCGATCGCCGACGGTCCAGTGATTCAGCACGCATCGGACCGGGCGCTGCGAGCCGGGACGACTGTGGCACGGGTGCTGGAGTTGGCGAAGGAGATCCGGGCACACAGCTCGATGCCGATTATCCTGTTCAGCTACATGAACCCGCTGCTGCGCTACGGCTTCGACAGGCTGTGCACCGACGCGCGGGCCGCTGGCGTGGACGGCTGCCTGTTTACGGACCTGAGCGTGGAAGAGGCCGATACCACCGTCGCTTCCATGAAGAAACACGGACTCGATACCGTGTTTCTCGCCGCGCCGACGAGCACGGAACGCCGGCTGAAGCTGGTGGCGGGGTATTCGACGGGCTTCGTATATGTAGTATCGCGGACGGGTGTAACGGGCGAGAAAGCAACGATGGCGTCCGGCGTGGACGATCTGGTGACGAGCCTGCGGGCGCTGACGCCGCTGCCGGTGGCCGTCGGCTTCGGAATCTCCCGGCGCGAGCACGTGGAAGCTGTCGGCCGGTACGCCGATGGCGTTGTGGTGGGCAGTGCGTTCATGAGAGTGGTGGAGGAGCACGGTTCCGCCCCCGATCTGGCAGCGCAGCTGGAAGCATTCACGCGGGGGTTGAGCGGCAGGCCATGA